The genomic window TTATTTATTTCATCTCCGTGGTGCTTAGTCCGGCCACcgttctctcccttccctctcttcctcactctcgcgctctctcttgctctctttATTCTCCATCCTAGCATTTCTTGGCGTCGCGTTGTCTCTgccctgtctctctttctcatTGCCATCGACTGGGTGTCTTGTGTACACTCCGCCAAACCACAcagggggaggaggccaaACTTACTGCTATCGCGTTTTGCAGAATACATCTATCGTTATATGCACCTAAACCCTTCTTGTTCGGtgtgccttctcctcctcctcttcctcctcccgctATTTCACGAGTGCCTGACAGCGCGTGTGACAGAGAGCGTTAAGCGCACCGCTTCTTTCCCTCGTTCTCGTTCCTCCGTCCAACCTGTACGCCATCCTCTCACCAGCCTTCCGTGCTTCACGATCTGTGTCTTCCTGTCTGCCTCCGGGTTTCTGACGAGCTGGACTTTCCCTTCGAAAAGGTTGCGCAGCGGGCGATAGCATGATCTGCCGTGCCTCGATGATCCTGCGGGCGGCCCCCGCCTCCACGCACCGTCACCGAAGTCCATCTCTGCCCGGCAACATATCTCTCAGAGACCATGATCCTGAGGTGCACCAGCTTATtcagagagagatgcgccgGCAGATAGAAGGGCTAGAGCTGATTGCGTCGGAGAACTTTACCTCCCGCGCGGTGCTTGACTGCCTCGGGTCTGTCCTCACGAACAAGTACGCAGAGGGTCTGCCTGGGAACCGCTACTACGGCGGCACGGAGGTCGTTGACGAGCTCGAGAacctgtgcgtgcggcgcgcacgcgcagcattTTGCTTGGATGCTGCCTTATGGGGCGTCAGCGTGCAGCCGTACAGCGGCTCACCTGCCAACCTGGCCGTCTACACCGCCCTGTTGCGCCCGCATGACCGCATGATGGGCCTCTCACTGCAGGCGGGCGGCCACCTCACGCACGGCTTCTACACCGCAACGAAGcgcctctcggcctcctcgatCTTCTTCGAAAGCCTCCCGTACTCCATCACGCCGAAGGGCCTCGTCGACTACGATCAGCTAGCGTACTTGGCGGATATCTACAAGCCACGGCTCATCATTGCCGGCGGCTCCGCCTACCCGCGCGACTGGGACTACAAGCGCTACCGCGAAATCTGCGACAGCGTTGGTGCCTACTTCATGGTGGACATGTCCCACTTTTCTGGCCTGGTTGCCGCCCGGGAGCACAACGACCCGTTTGAGTACGCCGATGTCgtgaccaccaccacccacaaGACGCTGCGCGGGCCTCGGTCTGGCATGATCTTCTTCAAGAAGTCGATAAAGCAGGGCAAGGAGAACGTGTGCGTGGAGGATTCCATCAACAACGCCGTCTTCCCCGCGCTACAGGGTGGTCCACACCTCCACCAGATCGCCGGCATCGCCACACAGCTGAAGGAAGTGGCATCGCCGGAGTGGCGCACCTACATAAAGCAAGTGAAGGCGAACGCCAGGGCCCTGGCCGCCGTCCTCACGGAGGGTGGGGAGAcgctcgtcagcggcggcaccgacaACCACCTGCTTCTGTGGAACCTCCGCCCGCACGGCCTCACAGGCTCCAagctggagaagctgctcgACATGGTCAACATCACGGTGAACAAGAACACTATCTTTGGCGACAGAAGCGCCCAGGCGCCGTACGGCATACGTCTTGGCACACCAGCCCTCACCACCCGCGGCCTCCAGGAGGAGGACTTCAGGCGGGTCGGCCAGCTCCTCATTCGCTCGGTGCAGCTCTCCAAGGAGGTGCAGAAGTCCGCCGGCTCTACGAAGCTCGTCGACTTCGTGAAGGCCGCCGAGACCTCGAAGGCGTTGCAGGAGATGgccgaggaggtgaaggcgTATGCGCGTCAGTTCCCGTACCCCGGCCTGGAGAGCGCCTATCCCATTCAGTAGCTCGCCTCGagcacggaggcggcgaccgAGCTGCCAGAGGGAAGGAAGATGTGCGAAGAGACTCCAGTAAtaaggcgcagctgcaggtgtgggcgtgaggggggaggtgctgcatgcgtgtgctgcgcgacagAGGCTTTGTGTGACTGTGCGTTCCTTCTGTGTGTGGCGGGAAGCGCGGTCAGTAGGGCCAAGGCTCGCCCTCGACCCGAGCTACAGTGTAGAGTTCAGCTTCAGGGAGTCGAGCGCCCAACGGCCGGCAGAGACGGCAGTGCACGGAAAgcgaaggggaggaggaggagggagggagggagggagggaggggtgggggcgtgcgcgtgtgtggggggcGTTTCGGGCGAGAGTGTtgcgctcccctccccacccctgtTTTCCTGCCAATGTGCCTTTCTATGACGTCCCGCACTGCTTCTTCCGAATACCTCTTCCATTTCGAGGCGTCCGTGTGCGTCCGTTGTACGTGTACGGGGCCGCGTCTGGGTgctgcgggggaggggacaggGCTGGGGAGTAAAACACGAGGGTGCCTGCTGATGCGCCGGCGCTGACCCCCTCACCCTTCCACCCGTCCCTTCtgccccttcctctctcatCCGCTCGACCGAGCACGGCAGCATTGGCGCCACTTTGTTGTTTGCGCCCCGCCGTCTGGTGCGCTCAGCCCCAACAATTAGTGCTTTCATCGCTTTCGTGTGTAtcacctctcctcctccctcctcctcctcctcctccccccctcctcctgcaggcaacggcacacacacacacgcacacccacggtCATGCCCACGGACATGGACAGACGTATGGTTTCTCGTGCTGTGggcgtgcgtatgtgtagtcgtctgcgtgtgtggtctACAgtcgcgtgtgccgctgcgtccTGCCTCCAGTGCGTGTCGACCAGGGCATGGTCAACGGGGGGAGGCAGCTGCTTGCCGGTGGGCGGAGCGGTTCTGTGCTTCTCATAAGAGCCGGGACCCTTTCGACGCCTACAAATACTCACAAACTCTGCGCCGtccctttcttctcttgtCTTGCGGTTTCGTTTTTCCTTGTGTTTTTGAACACTGCCTCATGACGGGTGTACGCGCGCGCTCGCGTGTGCcgggggcgtgtgtgtctcttgcCGGACTACTCGCACTGCATCGAGGCGGTCGTGCCGGTGGGACGTCGTGTTATTTACGCTCCCGCAATTCGTCAACCGCACTCTTTTCAtccatgtgtgcgtgtgcgtgcggtaAACGAAGGGGTAAATGATTGAACAAACCGCCATCTTGCCATGCGCAATGATCGAGTGATCGCGTAGGACGAGactgggggaggggtgttggtggtggtgtcggcGCGGGCcagcaggcacgcacacagagggtgtcaagcgaaaaagaagcgaTCAGTAGCTTCCATCAGagaccccctccctcctcctctaccCACACCCCTCCCATCACCACACGGACACGCAGAATTGCAAGCGAGAGCCTTCGAGCCACAAATCAACCCATGGCAGCAGTTttggtgtgcgtgttcgtGCTTGCGTCGGTGCATGAGTAGAAACTCAAGCTTATGCACACCTAcacatctctccctctctcgtctctcCGTCTGTATGATCGCGCATGCGTTCCCCGTTTTCCCGCTTCAATCGAAGAAGAaacgcggcggcagcaccgaaACGGTGAAGCGAAGAAGAAAGGCACACACGGATACCAAACCGTCGGCATAACGCGGGCgggacgcacacgcacgcacacacacgcacaccttcCCGCACTACTTTTTGTTCtcgtgtatctgtgtgtgtctgtctgtgagtgggcgctgctgcttatTTGGCGACCTCGGTAGGCACTCCCGTCCTTTTCACACggtccctccccctccttcgaGATGCGCATCTTCTCATCGATGCAGAAGGTCTACACGACCGACACGGCCCCGGTCAACGCCTCGGAGGATGTCGGGGTGGAAGGAAAGCGATATCCGACCCACGCGCTGGGTCGCTTCATCGTCCAATACCCCGCCCCAATGCTGCTGACCCTCGTCCtgccttttgttttctttgtgATTGGTGGTGCGAAGCTTCAGTCAGGGCTCTCCTACTCGCTGGACGACTACCAGATCCGTTCCACCATCGGCGTGCGGCGGGACGCGTTGAGGGTGAACAGCGTGCTGAACGACTGggctttctttctctctggtGCACACTGGCTGTCGGACAGCGTCGACTTATCTCACCCGCGGACGTCTGTGCAGGACAcgctggagctgcgcgccgttATCAACCTCCAAGACCTCATGGAGTACGCAAAGAAGGTGGGCTGGTCCCCCGAAACGCGTGATGCACACGCCAATCTGCTGAACCCGGACCTCTTTGAGATCTACCGCGCAGCGGAGCAGTACGTCACGGAGCTGGACGGTTACGAGGGCGTGTGCTTCACGAATGACCTGCGCAATGGCCAAATCAACAGCATCTATCCCACGTGCACGCCTGTATCCAGCGTGACGCAGTATATCTATCCATCCTGGAACGGACTGGAGTGGTTCATGAACGGCAGCGGGACTGTGTTCCAGCTAGACTACATGCAGCGCCTCTTTGCGAACCCGAGCTACGGGTGGTTCTTCGACAACAACTTCTCGACCCTGAACCAGagggcgctgcagctgcgctcgcAGTATACGTTTGCGTCGTCGTGGTCGGAGTCAAAGGCTTTGTACCGGAAGCGTGTGAAGCGGTTCCTGCCTCGTGCGATGAACTTCGTTAACAGCGGGCAAGCTGTTTCGCTGCCGTTCGTGGAGTTCCACCTCGGCGGTGGGTCATCACAGGACATCCTGATGGAGATCGCtggggagcgggaggggtACAAGGTGGGCGTTGCTGCAGTGATCTGCTTCTTGCTAAGCTGGTGGCACTGCCGGACGTTCATTGTCGGGCTGTACACGGCTGCAGAGGCTGTGTTTGCGTACATGGCTGCCGTTGGGCTGTACGCGCTCATCTACcggacgctgccgctgacgacgTACTCCGCGATCATCTGGGTGATGACATTCTGTATGCACGGGACACTGAGCTTCTACGACATGTTTGTGTTCAGCGGGATCATGGCGACGAAGGGACGACAGAACAACCTAAgcgtggtgcagcggctgtgcTTCACGATGCGGCGCATCTCCGTTGGCGTGTGGATTGCAGACGCGCTGGCGATAATCATCTTCGCGGTCAACACGACGTCCCTGTTCCTCTGTGTGGAGCAGTTCAGCGTGTTCATGATCATCGCGCTGCTGTGGAACATGTACTGCATCGCGCTGCCCACCCCTGCGCTGATTGTGGTGCACCATTTGTACGTCTCGAACCAGCGGCGCAACCTGCAGAAGCAGAGCGACGTGCTGAAGGATGCGCTGCTCGGGTGCCGGCGGTCTGGACaccttgtgcgtgtgctggagGTCGTGCAGGACAACATAGCCGACGGCGAGCGTGCGTACCGGATGGAGGAGGACCTGGTCCGCCAGCGCATCGGCGAGGACTTCGGGATCAACAGAAAGAGATACGGTGGCCCGCTGGACTtcctgcggcagcaggtgcGTGAGGGGCGCGACAAGGttcgcgctgcgcggcgcgaCGTCGTTGGAGCTCTACACAAGGCTCAGAAGGCGAAGGACCGCGTTGTGAAGAGCGTCGACATGCGCGACGGCATGGGGCTGCCGTCCTTCTCGTTACAGGATTTCCTGGAGATCGGCGACGCGAACCCGCTTGCGGAGGAGACTGGTGTGGGCCCCTACAGGCTGCCGTTGTACTACAACCCGCGCATGGTGCTTCCATCGGAC from Leishmania major strain Friedlin complete genome, chromosome 28 includes these protein-coding regions:
- the SHMT-L gene encoding serine hydroxymethyltransferase (SHMT-L); this encodes MILRAAPASTHRHRSPSLPGNISLRDHDPEVHQLIQREMRRQIEGLELIASENFTSRAVLDCLGSVLTNKYAEGLPGNRYYGGTEVVDELENLCVRRARAAFCLDAALWGVSVQPYSGSPANLAVYTALLRPHDRMMGLSLQAGGHLTHGFYTATKRLSASSIFFESLPYSITPKGLVDYDQLAYLADIYKPRLIIAGGSAYPRDWDYKRYREICDSVGAYFMVDMSHFSGLVAAREHNDPFEYADVVTTTTHKTLRGPRSGMIFFKKSIKQGKENVCVEDSINNAVFPALQGGPHLHQIAGIATQLKEVASPEWRTYIKQVKANARALAAVLTEGGETLVSGGTDNHLLLWNLRPHGLTGSKLEKLLDMVNITVNKNTIFGDRSAQAPYGIRLGTPALTTRGLQEEDFRRVGQLLIRSVQLSKEVQKSAGSTKLVDFVKAAETSKALQEMAEEVKAYARQFPYPGLESAYPIQ